Part of the Geoalkalibacter ferrihydriticus DSM 17813 genome is shown below.
CGATGCAGCTTTAAGATCATCAGGGTAGAATGGGAAAATCATACCCGTTGCAGAAACATACTTTGCTATGTCACGCTTATTAAGGAGTGTTGCCTTAATGCCCGACAAGGGGTCTTTTATTTTTGACTCATCAAACTTTTTCTTTGCTTCATCTAAAGAGGCAGCAAAATCAAATCGGTCTATTTCTTGCGGAAATATCATGTCAATATCCAATCAATTTGGCGTTTTGACAAGAGAACTATTAGACGTCCCGACATAATCTATTTTTTTTCTTATGTTGAATTCAACAGATTTAATAAATTCAGAAGCTTTTATTTCAAAACAGTCTTTTTTAATATTGCTGCAAATATAATCTAGATGATTCATTACAATTCTCGATGGATTATTACACTCGATGGCATTTATTACAATTTTAGGGTCAAATATTGCTACACGTCTTTTTGTTTTTGTGACAGAGGTTAGTTCTAGTAGACTTTTTCCACTACCAGAGCTCAAAGATACAACATTCCAATCGACCTCATTTTTTAGTGGCCCAGAATTGCCCCCTACTCTTATTGGGTAAGTCCTAATAACAAGAACAACATCATCCACATCTAAAGGGCTTAGACCTGCCTCAGAAACAAATGCTGCTGCAGATGTATCTCTACTAGTAGCATAGGGATAGTATTGCGAATGAAGCACTGATAAGCCAAAGCCTTGGGTGCCTTCAATTATTATTCGCTTCCCCTTAGAAAGGAGATCGCGCATATAGAGGACAACCGGGGCCACATAGCTCTTTAAGCGCTCATCATCTTTTGCCAAGCGTGTAGATCCATCTCTACTAATCCTTCTAGCTAAGGCGGCGCCCGTTCCGCTGAGTGTGGAACCAATAGATTTTCGTAGGCAACTGTTTTCTTCAGCCCTCTTATCATTGTCAGTGACTATCACCGCGTTCGGATCGATATGCAGGCGATCGTCGGATAGGCCTGTTTTGGCAATCTCATCAAATAAAATATCTATATCAATGTAACTGCCAGCACCCAAGACACAATGAACGTCCGGTAGGATGGAAGGTGTTGGCAGTTGCCTAAGAATCAAAGGGTTTCCATCTGGAGTAATGACCGTGTGCCCAGAATTGGAACCACCTACTCGAACGGCAACCTTAGCCCCCATTTCACGGGCAAGGTAATGAGCTACCTTCCCTTTGCCTTCTCCTCCGAATTGTCCACCAACAATGACCGTGACCGGCATAGAAAATCTCCAAATGAATTATTGGGCGATCTCATCCACTGAGGACTGCAAAGATTTCAAATCTCCATTGTTGCGGATGGTTCTATGCGCCAATAGAGCAAGTTTACTAATATCTTTCTCTGCAGGGTGGTTACAGGCTACCTTGAATTCCTCGACTGAATGTCCATCAGCAACATATCTTGTAGTGCGAACTGACTCTGAGGATTCAATATGGGCATGCATAAAAGCTGGCCCGAAGGATTCGATCATAAAGGCGTGATCCTCGGGATGGCGTAACCCATCAATAACGAGTTTGCCTTGCTCGGGCAGCATTTTAAGTAGTTGTGTGCATAACCAACGCTGACCAGGAGTTTTATTCACCTTCTCACCTATTTCCTGCAGCGTTTCCCTGTTAACGTCTTCCCCTCGGTCAATCAACATTTGCTTCAATATCTGACTGAACCTACCGTAGGCAAAACCTGCCTCCTCAATAAATTTCGCTGCAGTTGTTTTGCCGGTGGCAATTGGACCACTGAGGCCAATCACTTTGCGTTCAAGCCAGTTTGTCGTATCCACCTCCAGGTCTGGGATGATGAGGTAATCTTCCTCTTCATTGCCGATTGCCTCAAACTTACCGCTCCAGAAGAAAAGCCCAACGACAGCCGAAGTGATGGCGTCGAGTTCATCGTGACAAACTTGTTCGGTCAGATAATTGCCTTTGACGCCAAAGAGCTCCAGCCCTTTAGATAAATAATCAAGACTTGCCCCTTTGCGCGGTATGCCCATGATGTCCTGGGCCGCACCGGGGTAGCTTTCTATCACCGGGACACCCAGTTTGCGAAAACGTTCCGCAAGACGCATTCCCCGGGCCGTTAATTGCTGCATGCTGGGAATCAGCGAGGGGTAAACATTCACCCCGCGTTTTTTCAACAACCGCTCACACTTACGCATGATGCCGAATTCGTGACGGCCGGGGTCGCTGTCATCTACAGAGGTTCGGCCAAACGGAATCGACAGTGGTGAGTCAATAGAGACTAGGTCGGGTTTCACCTTCAGGGTTTCGTTTATCAGATCCTCATCCGGCCCAAGGCATTTTGTTTCAGCTAAGTCATGATTGAGAAAACACCAACCAGAGGGACGGCCTTCGCTCCCGGTCAGATCAATCCCCACGACCCTAAGACCTTGCTGTTTTGGGAGCGCCAGTTCGTCAAGGAAGACGAGAGGACCTATTTTGCCTCCGTATGGGCGAATAACAATGCCATCTGGTTTGTCGGTTTTCTTGTTTGCCCAATTGATTTTGCTTCTTCTTTTTGCGAATTTTGGAAGAGTAATTTTACTGGTTGGAAGCTGATAGTTTTTTAGCAGGATCTTCGCAACCTTGTCGAAGATCACCTTCATCCCCTCAACATCCGCATGATTGTAAACAATCAGCTGGCGAAGAGCCTTTTCATCGCCCCATTTGTATTTGTGCCAGAGAAGCGTCGCCTTCAATCCATCAACTTCAGCGGCCTTGGCTGATCGTTTTAGGCCCAGTTGTTCCTCAATGACCTTTTGTCCACCACTGAAACCAGCGCGTTTAGACATAAAACGTAGATCGACGTGACAGGCAGGGAAGCGAATATCTTCAAACTCATTTCTGATAAACGGTAAGTCAAAAATTGATCCATTAAACGTTACTATTGCCTTTGCAGAGGACAATGCTTTGCGAAATTCTGAATCGTCATCACCTTGAAGATAGACACCGTATTCGGTACCGATACTCCAACCAATTAAAGTAATCTTGTCGTAGTACTTGCTTAGACCCGTTGTCTCGATATCGAGAAACATGGTGTCTTCAGGGTAGGTCAGGGCAATCCGGAAATGCTCTTGGTGCGGCAGGGATGTTGCAAAATACTCAACATCGCCTGCTTCAAGTGCAAGCCTTGATTCTTGAAGGAACGAAGCAGTATGTTCAAAAAGCGATAGCTGGGAGTTGTACGCGTTTTCGAAATCATCCCAAGTGAAGGTATAGGCGCGCCAAAGCTCAGCCTCCTTTTTTGCCCCAAATCCCTTGAGATGTCGAAACGTATACTGGAGCATTCAATCCTCTATCAGTGAGCATCGGCGGTTTGCAATTTGATGTAAATAGGGAGGGAACTTATCCCTGATTTATAACATTTTTGACGTTTTACGCCAAACATGAAATGTATTCGCAATCTGGTGATATTGTAACAGGGTACATTGGGGACAAAGGGCACATTGGGTCAGGTCTTCCCGTACCACAATTTCGCTTGCCCGTAGAAGGGGGCGGACGTCAGGCCTGATGGAGCCTCTTACCCGTTTTTTGGCAAAAAAAATCGAGGACGAAGCACAAAAAAGCGCCTACGGACCGTACTGGGACCGAAGGCGCTTATTTTGTCTTTTTCGGCTTCCGCACTCGAGATCGAAAGCCTATGAAACGCAAGGAGGAAAATGGTCGGGGCGAGAGGATTCGAACCTCCGACCCCCTGCTCCCGAAGCAGGTGCGCTACCAGGCTGCGCTACGCCCCGACGTGGTCTTTGCCATTGTTTATGCGGCGGACAGATTTAGCACGGATGGGGGTGAAACGCAAGGTCTTTTGCGCTGCTGCTCCTGGTGCCGCACCTCTAAATCTCGACCTCGGGCAGATCATCGAGCCAGCCACCGGAATCGGTGAGCTGACGCACCAACATGCGTGAGGCTTCCTCGCGATGACCGGGACGCGCGTGCAATTGCTTGAAGAACACTTTATCGTCGATGCGTCCGCAGACTTCGAGCTTGCCGATATCGTGACCGAGGATGAATTTGAAGCGCTTGGCGTAGCCGTCCATGCGCCGCCGGGCGCGGTCAATGATGTCGATACCCTCCTTAAGGGGCACCTGGAAGTGATGCCGCACCCGCGACACGGGCATGCACTGATACAGATAGTAGGGGCTCACACCCATGCGCAGCAGCCCGTTCATCAGCTCGACGAGGGTGTCTTCATCGTCGTTGACGCCACGCAGAAAGACGGCCTGATTATTGACCGTGATGCCGGCGCTGCGCAGATTCTGTACGGCCTGTCGCGCCACCGGGGTCATCTCATTCGGGTGATTGAAGTGGGTCGGCACATAGAGCGCTTTGTGCTGATTGAAATCGGCAAGCAGTTCGAGGAGTTCCTCATCGAAAAAACGCATGGGGAAAACCACCGGCGCCCGTGACCCGATGCGCACATAATTGAGGTGCGGGATGCCGCGCAGCGCGTCGAGCATGGGTCGCAGCACCTCGTTGGGCAGCAGAAAGGGGTCGCCGCCACTGATCACGACGTTGGTGATTTCCGGGTGTTCGGCAATGTAGCGCGCCGCGCCGCGAAAGTTCTGTACGGTCTGCTCATTGGGCAGGCCGACCATGCGCTTGCGGAAGCAATGACGGCAGTACATGGAGCAGTATTCGGTGGCGACCACCAGGGCGGTATAGGAGTATTTGTGCAGAATACCATTGCCCTTGTCGTGCTTGTCGTCGCCGTAAGGGTCACCGGTGGTTTCGCCCATGGCGCCGGCGACAATAAGCTCATCGGCTTCGGGCACACACATCTTGCGGATAGGATCCTGTGGATTACCGGTATCGACAAGATCCAGATAATAGCGGGGGATGTTCATGGGGTGGTTGTCGACGATGCGCCGCATGTCCGCCTCTTCCTCGGCTGACAGGGTCACGTATTTCTTGAGTTCATCGACGTTGGTGACGTTGTTTTTCAGTTCTTCCCGCCAGTCAATCCGGCTCCAGTCAGTATTGGGGGCGATAGTCTCTTTTTTCCTGGTTTCAAGCATGCCTCTCCCTGGGGCAAGGGTTGAAGTTGTGATTCACGGAAACAGGGTCCGCAACCATTTCCTAACGCCCTTTTATACCAAGAGCTGCCGCTGAGGTCAAATCCGGGGGCCCGCCGGAGCCGCAGCAGGCACACCGCCCGCTTCTTCAGCCACCGCTGAAAAGCTGCACCAGCAGAATCAGCACCATCAACCCCACGGCCACCCAACAGGAAACGATATCCGTGCTCTTTGTCGGGGGATTGGTCGCCAGAGTGCGCGCATCGGCGCTGATCGTCTCATCGGGTGCCTGGGCCAGCAGGGATCTCACGAGTTGCGGAAAATCCTCGTAGGCATTGGAGAAGATCACAAAGTGATCAAGGGTGCTGAGGCTCAAAAACGCGCGTTTGCGCACCAGGGTTGCCTCCACGGCGGTGAGTTCGGCAAAGGGCAGATGTCGGCGGCGCATGAACTTGTGCACGGTGACTCCACCCGCCTCGATTTCCGTGCGCCGCGCCATACTTTCCACAAACAGGCCACCGATGGGCAGCAGCATCAGACCGAGGATGACAACCTTGCCGCCGGTCTGGCCTTGCAGCAGACAAACGAGCAGCAGCAGCAGGGTCAGCGCCAGCAGCAGACCCAGAGGCAGCAGAAAAGCGCGGCGGATACGGAACTGTAGTGGAGTGCCAAGGGTATTCAGGGTCATGGCGCGCTACTCCTGAGCTGAAGATGCCGCGCCACCCGCGTCCGCACCGCGCACGAAGGAACCGCTTTTACCGCCATGCTTTTCAAGCAGGCGGATTTCGCCGATAACCATTTCCTTGTCCACCGCCTTGCACATGTCGTAGATGGTCAGCGCCGCCACCGACACGGCGGTGAGGGCCTCCATTTCGACTCCCGTCTTGCCGTCGACCCTGACCCGCGCCTCGACCTCCACCCGCCCCTGGCCGGGATGGGGCACGAAATCAAGGGTCACCGCGTTGAGCATCAGAGGATGACACAGGGGAATCAACCCCGCGGTCTGCTTGGCCGCCATGATGCCGGCGATGCGCGCCACGGCGAACACATCGCCCTTTTCCAGGGTGCGGTCGAGAATGCGCTGCAGGGTCGCCTCGCGCATACGGATTTCGCCACGGGCCACGGCCAGCCGCTGGGTATCGGCCTTGGCGCCGACATCGACCATGACGGCCTGGCCTTCTTCGTCAAAATGGGTCAAACGCTCTGTCATCTCAGCATCCTTAATCAAAGATTCCATCCATGACCTCACCAGCGCTCTTCACCCCGATGAGCTGCAACCCCGCCGGGGCGGTAACACTCTTGAGGCTGCCGGCGGGCAGAAAACAACGGTCAAAACCCAGGCGCGCGGCTTCCTTGACGCGCAGCTCAGGGTGCGATACGGCGCGCACCTCACCCGCCAGGCCAACTTCGCCAAAGACGATGGTGCGTGCGGCAATGGGTCGGTTGAGATGGCTGGAGGCCAGCGCCGCCATCACGCCGAGATCGATAGCCGGCTCGTCGAGACGCACGCCGCCGGCGACATTGAGAAAGATGTCCTGGGAGAGCAGCGACAGGCCCACCTTCTTTTCCAGCACCGCCACCAACAGCGACACCCGATTGTGATCGATGCCCATGGTAGTGCGGCGCGGCGTACCGAAGGATGAGCCCGACACCAGGGCCTGCAATTCCACCAGAATCGGGCGGCTGCCTTCCATGGCCGGTACCACGGCGCTGCCCGCCGCCCCTTCGGGGCGCTCGGAGAGAAACAACTCGGACGGGTTGCCGACTTCGGCGAGGCCCGAGTCCTTCATCTGAAACACGCCGATTTCATTGGTGGAACCAAAACGATTCTTGACCGCGCGCAGAATCCGGTAGGGATGGCCGGGCTCGCCCTCGAAATAGAGAACCGTATCGACCATGTGCTCGAGCATGCGCGGCCCGGCGATGGCGCCATCCTTGGTCACATGACCGACTAGAAAGGTCGGGATGGCGTCACCCTTGGCGACCTGCATGAGGCGCCCGGCGCACTCGCGCACCTGGCTGACGCTGCCCGGCGCCGAATCCAGGGCGGCGGTGAAGATGGTCTGAATGGAGTCGATGACGAGAAAACCGGGCTTGAGCGCCCGCACCTGCTCAAGCACCGCCTCCAGAGAGGTCTCGGCGAGCAGATAGAGATTTTCGGCGCGCACCCCGAGGCGATCGGCCCGCATCCTCACCTGACGCGTCGATTCTTCCGCCGTTACGTACAAAGCGCCCCCCTGTTCGGAGAGGCGGCTGATGGCCTGCAGCAACAGCGTTGACTTGCCGATGCCGGGATCGCCGCCGATGAGAATCAGCGAGCCCGCCACGACCCCGCCGCCCAGCACCTGATCAAACTCG
Proteins encoded:
- the radA gene encoding DNA repair protein RadA; its protein translation is MKKRTLFTCQQCGCQSPKWLGRCPDCGQWNSLVEESVTPQRGAARGTATASSTPQRLTEVATSKEDRLLCGIGEFDQVLGGGVVAGSLILIGGDPGIGKSTLLLQAISRLSEQGGALYVTAEESTRQVRMRADRLGVRAENLYLLAETSLEAVLEQVRALKPGFLVIDSIQTIFTAALDSAPGSVSQVRECAGRLMQVAKGDAIPTFLVGHVTKDGAIAGPRMLEHMVDTVLYFEGEPGHPYRILRAVKNRFGSTNEIGVFQMKDSGLAEVGNPSELFLSERPEGAAGSAVVPAMEGSRPILVELQALVSGSSFGTPRRTTMGIDHNRVSLLVAVLEKKVGLSLLSQDIFLNVAGGVRLDEPAIDLGVMAALASSHLNRPIAARTIVFGEVGLAGEVRAVSHPELRVKEAARLGFDRCFLPAGSLKSVTAPAGLQLIGVKSAGEVMDGIFD
- a CDS encoding KamA family radical SAM protein; protein product: MLETRKKETIAPNTDWSRIDWREELKNNVTNVDELKKYVTLSAEEEADMRRIVDNHPMNIPRYYLDLVDTGNPQDPIRKMCVPEADELIVAGAMGETTGDPYGDDKHDKGNGILHKYSYTALVVATEYCSMYCRHCFRKRMVGLPNEQTVQNFRGAARYIAEHPEITNVVISGGDPFLLPNEVLRPMLDALRGIPHLNYVRIGSRAPVVFPMRFFDEELLELLADFNQHKALYVPTHFNHPNEMTPVARQAVQNLRSAGITVNNQAVFLRGVNDDEDTLVELMNGLLRMGVSPYYLYQCMPVSRVRHHFQVPLKEGIDIIDRARRRMDGYAKRFKFILGHDIGKLEVCGRIDDKVFFKQLHARPGHREEASRMLVRQLTDSGGWLDDLPEVEI
- the moaC gene encoding cyclic pyranopterin monophosphate synthase MoaC — its product is MTERLTHFDEEGQAVMVDVGAKADTQRLAVARGEIRMREATLQRILDRTLEKGDVFAVARIAGIMAAKQTAGLIPLCHPLMLNAVTLDFVPHPGQGRVEVEARVRVDGKTGVEMEALTAVSVAALTIYDMCKAVDKEMVIGEIRLLEKHGGKSGSFVRGADAGGAASSAQE
- a CDS encoding adenylosuccinate synthetase codes for the protein MPVTVIVGGQFGGEGKGKVAHYLAREMGAKVAVRVGGSNSGHTVITPDGNPLILRQLPTPSILPDVHCVLGAGSYIDIDILFDEIAKTGLSDDRLHIDPNAVIVTDNDKRAEENSCLRKSIGSTLSGTGAALARRISRDGSTRLAKDDERLKSYVAPVVLYMRDLLSKGKRIIIEGTQGFGLSVLHSQYYPYATSRDTSAAAFVSEAGLSPLDVDDVVLVIRTYPIRVGGNSGPLKNEVDWNVVSLSSGSGKSLLELTSVTKTKRRVAIFDPKIVINAIECNNPSRIVMNHLDYICSNIKKDCFEIKASEFIKSVEFNIRKKIDYVGTSNSSLVKTPN
- a CDS encoding ribonuclease H-like domain-containing protein — encoded protein: MLQYTFRHLKGFGAKKEAELWRAYTFTWDDFENAYNSQLSLFEHTASFLQESRLALEAGDVEYFATSLPHQEHFRIALTYPEDTMFLDIETTGLSKYYDKITLIGWSIGTEYGVYLQGDDDSEFRKALSSAKAIVTFNGSIFDLPFIRNEFEDIRFPACHVDLRFMSKRAGFSGGQKVIEEQLGLKRSAKAAEVDGLKATLLWHKYKWGDEKALRQLIVYNHADVEGMKVIFDKVAKILLKNYQLPTSKITLPKFAKRRSKINWANKKTDKPDGIVIRPYGGKIGPLVFLDELALPKQQGLRVVGIDLTGSEGRPSGWCFLNHDLAETKCLGPDEDLINETLKVKPDLVSIDSPLSIPFGRTSVDDSDPGRHEFGIMRKCERLLKKRGVNVYPSLIPSMQQLTARGMRLAERFRKLGVPVIESYPGAAQDIMGIPRKGASLDYLSKGLELFGVKGNYLTEQVCHDELDAITSAVVGLFFWSGKFEAIGNEEEDYLIIPDLEVDTTNWLERKVIGLSGPIATGKTTAAKFIEEAGFAYGRFSQILKQMLIDRGEDVNRETLQEIGEKVNKTPGQRWLCTQLLKMLPEQGKLVIDGLRHPEDHAFMIESFGPAFMHAHIESSESVRTTRYVADGHSVEEFKVACNHPAEKDISKLALLAHRTIRNNGDLKSLQSSVDEIAQ